In the Musa acuminata AAA Group cultivar baxijiao unplaced genomic scaffold, Cavendish_Baxijiao_AAA HiC_scaffold_686, whole genome shotgun sequence genome, one interval contains:
- the LOC135663190 gene encoding NAD(P)H-quinone oxidoreductase chain 4, chloroplastic, which translates to MFRWYAICICSLELLLTTYVFCYHFQLDDPLTQLEEDLKWIDVFDFHWRLGIDGLSIGPILLTGFITTLATLAAWPVTRNSRLFYFLMLAMYSGQIGLFSSRDLLLFFMLWELELIPVYLLLSMWGGKKRLYSATKFILYTAGGSIFLLIGVLGMGLYGPNEPTLDFSKLTNQSYPVALEIILYFGFLIAYAVKSPIIPLHTWLPDTHGEAHYSTCMLLAGILLKMGAYGLIRINMELLPHAHSIFSPWLVIVGTIQIIYAASTSLGQRNLKKRIAYSSVSHMGFTIIGIGSITGMGLNGAILQILSHGFIGAALFFLAGTSCDRIRLVYLDEMGGVSIPMPKLFTMFSSFSMASLALPGMSGFVAELLVFFGIITSPKYLLMPKMLITFVMAIGMILTPIYLLSMLRQMFYGYKLFNVPNSNFADSGPRELFVSICIFLPVIGIGIYPDFVLSLSVDRVQAILSNYFHR; encoded by the coding sequence atgtttaggtGGTATGCTATATGTATATGCTCGTTGGAACTCCTTCTAACAACCTATGTTTTCTGTTATCATTTCCAATTGGACGATCCATTAACCCAATTGGAGGAAGATTTAAAATGGATAGATGTTTTTGATTTTCACTGGAGACTGGGAATCGATGGGCTTTCCATAGGACCTATTTTACTGACAGGATTTATCACCACTTTAGCTACCTTAGCGGCTTGGCCAGTTACTCGAAATTCGCGATTGTTCTATTTTCTCATGTTAGCAATGTACAGCGGTCAAATAGGATTATTTTCTTCTAGAGACCTTTTACTTTTTTTCATGCTGTGGGAGTTAGAATTAATTCCTGTTTATTTACTTTTATCCATGTGGGGGGGAAAGAAACGTCTCTACTCGGCCACAAAGTTTATTTTGTACACTGCGGGGGGCTCCATTTTTCTCTTAATAGGAGTTCTAGGTATGGGTTTATATGGCCCTAATGAACCCACAttagatttttcaaaattaactaatcaatcatatcctgtggcattggaaataatattatattttggatTCCTTATTGCTTATGCTGTCAAATCGCCGATTATACCCCTACATACGTGGTTACCAGATACCCATGGAGAAGCACATTACAGTACATGTATGCTTCTAGCTGGAATCTTATTAAAAATGGgcgcatatggacttattcggatcaaTATGGAATTATTACCCCACGCTCATTCTATATTTTCTCCCTGGTTGGTAATAGTGGGAACGATTCAAATAATCTATGCAGCTTCAACCTCTCTCGGTCAAcggaatttaaaaaaaagaatagcctattcctctgtatctcacatgggtttcacaattataggaattggttctataaccggaatgggactcaacggtgccattttacaaatactctctcatggatttattggtGCTGCGCTTTTTTTCTTGGCAGGAACGAGTTGTGATAGAATACGTCTTGTTTATCTCGACGAAATGGGGGGGGTATCGATCCCAATGCCAAAACTATTTACCATGTTCAGTAGTTTTTCGATGGCTTCTCTTGCATTGCCAGGAATGAGTGGTTTTGTTGCGGAATTATTAGTATTTTTTGGAATAATTACTAGTCCAAAATACCTTTTAATGCCAAAAATGCTAATTACTTTTGTAATGGCAATTGGAATGATATTAActcctatttatttattatctatgttacgtcagatgttctatggatacaagctaTTCAATGTTCCAAACTCTAATTTTGCGGATTCTGGACCACGAGAACTATTTGTTTCAATCTGTATCTTTCTACCCGTAATAGGTATTGGTATTTATCCGGATTTCGTTCTCTCGCTATCAGTTGACAGGGTGCAAGCTATCCTATCTAATTACTTTCATCGATAG